From Pseudomonas sp. StFLB209, a single genomic window includes:
- a CDS encoding YceD family protein, producing the protein MLNDPIPSHIDPRKLADRGTTLQGEVLLADLQRLCDPLADNAGAVQANFIFERDERRTAVFHSRLKTSVKMVCQRCLELVTLPIQSECTYVVVKEGANTQSLPKGYDVLELGEDPLDLLALIEEELLLALPIVPAHHPEECQQPAGLDEPEPSVDEVTRSNPFSVLAQLKRDPNV; encoded by the coding sequence ATGTTGAATGACCCGATTCCATCTCATATTGACCCGCGCAAGTTGGCTGATCGCGGCACGACCCTCCAGGGTGAAGTGCTGCTGGCTGACCTGCAAAGACTCTGCGACCCATTGGCTGATAACGCCGGTGCGGTTCAGGCCAACTTCATTTTTGAGCGTGACGAGCGTCGCACTGCGGTTTTCCACAGTCGGCTCAAGACCTCGGTCAAGATGGTTTGCCAGCGTTGTCTTGAGCTGGTTACCCTGCCGATCCAGAGCGAATGTACTTACGTTGTGGTGAAGGAGGGTGCGAACACCCAATCGTTGCCGAAAGGCTATGACGTGTTGGAACTGGGCGAGGATCCTTTGGATCTGCTGGCATTGATTGAGGAAGAGCTTCTGCTCGCCTTGCCAATCGTGCCTGCTCATCATCCTGAAGAATGCCAGCAACCGGCGGGTCTCGATGAGCCCGAACCGAGCGTGGACGAGGTAACACGGTCCAACCCGTTCAGTGTATTGGCGCAATTAAAGCGTGACCCAAACGTTTAG